A part of Deltaproteobacteria bacterium genomic DNA contains:
- a CDS encoding universal stress protein: MSADQVCPVARMEKLLLASDRSEFSEGAIREAINLAKTCGSKLYIMSVAEEPDIREFAANYPLVAAQELERVTRVYLESLKERAEKEGAACEIIERRGPKTYEYIIDEAAKNNAEMIIMGRRGRTGITRILMGSVTARVIGDAPCKVLVVPRSARISFEKILISTDGSIFSEFATREAISIAKNIGSSLIALSVYKRDENSQVAEASVGMVKDVAEREGIKVEALTLKGEPYEVIVNTAEEKDAGFIVVGSHGRTGIERLLMGSVAERVIGYAGCPILVVRRP, translated from the coding sequence ATGAGTGCAGATCAGGTATGTCCGGTAGCAAGGATGGAAAAGCTGCTTTTGGCATCAGATCGTTCTGAATTCAGTGAGGGTGCAATAAGGGAGGCTATTAATCTGGCAAAGACCTGCGGCAGCAAACTCTACATAATGTCTGTTGCAGAAGAACCTGATATTCGTGAGTTTGCCGCAAACTATCCGCTCGTAGCTGCTCAAGAGTTAGAAAGGGTTACAAGAGTATATCTTGAGTCATTAAAAGAAAGGGCTGAGAAGGAAGGGGCCGCCTGTGAGATAATTGAACGCCGGGGCCCAAAGACTTACGAATACATTATTGATGAGGCGGCAAAAAACAATGCGGAGATGATAATTATGGGCAGACGTGGCAGGACCGGGATCACGAGGATCTTGATGGGGAGCGTGACTGCCAGGGTCATAGGCGATGCCCCCTGTAAGGTCCTGGTTGTGCCGAGATCTGCCAGGATCTCGTTTGAGAAGATCCTGATCTCGACAGACGGTTCAATATTCAGCGAGTTCGCAACCCGTGAGGCTATAAGCATTGCAAAAAACATTGGGAGTAGTCTCATCGCCCTTTCTGTCTATAAAAGGGATGAAAATTCTCAAGTAGCAGAGGCAAGTGTTGGCATGGTGAAAGATGTCGCAGAGAGGGAAGGTATAAAGGTCGAGGCCTTGACCCTTAAAGGCGAACCTTATGAGGTTATAGTTAATACCGCAGAGGAGAAGGACGCAGGTTTCATAGTTGTTGGAAGCCATGGCAGGACCGGCATAGAAAGGCTTCTTATGGGAAGCGTGGCAGAGAGGGTTATAGGTTATGCAGGTTGTCCGATTCTGGTGGTAAGAAGGCCATAA
- a CDS encoding sulfite exporter TauE/SafE family protein yields MERTEALPRWKVALKNWYKPYPWLELFALCAASIVVYVGWLLISMSIEAPPEAAVSTFYVSAWISGLFLASLGIGFIGTLGGIGGGVIWSPVAMAFTPMNSVIIRASGLVVAMFNALVATGPLARTGLCNIRLGLFLMIPIGIGAFVGAKSAIFVAAAFGITGEAIVRIALALIIFALFLYFLLGGQKLEYPEVKEEDAFTRFFQLRLPYYEPSAGKAIDYKLHRGLLFAVAVFFVGLIGGFFGMGGGWAVVPALNVIMGCPLKVAAAVSMTGLGMGSCVSVWPYFKAGAMIPIVIAPLLVGQIVGGVLGAQVLIGMKAAIVRFILIGVLLFTSFGLFTKGLALLGVVELPLWSRLGFMGVCIALVFYLIAKSKE; encoded by the coding sequence ATGGAAAGAACAGAAGCTCTTCCCAGATGGAAAGTAGCTCTTAAAAACTGGTACAAACCTTATCCCTGGCTGGAACTGTTTGCACTATGCGCAGCCTCCATCGTTGTTTATGTCGGATGGCTCTTGATATCCATGTCAATAGAGGCCCCTCCCGAGGCGGCAGTGAGTACATTTTATGTATCCGCATGGATTTCCGGTCTTTTCCTCGCCAGCTTGGGCATCGGCTTTATCGGCACACTGGGTGGAATTGGTGGCGGGGTCATCTGGTCTCCTGTTGCCATGGCGTTCACTCCGATGAACAGCGTGATCATCAGGGCGTCCGGCCTTGTCGTAGCCATGTTTAACGCCTTGGTAGCTACAGGGCCACTCGCGAGGACCGGGCTGTGTAATATCAGACTCGGTCTTTTTCTTATGATACCCATAGGAATAGGCGCCTTTGTTGGTGCCAAGAGCGCCATATTTGTTGCCGCGGCATTTGGGATTACAGGTGAAGCGATTGTCAGAATTGCCTTGGCGCTTATTATTTTTGCACTCTTCCTCTATTTCCTCTTGGGGGGACAGAAATTAGAATACCCGGAAGTGAAGGAGGAAGACGCCTTTACCCGTTTCTTTCAATTACGTTTGCCTTATTATGAACCATCTGCAGGAAAGGCGATAGATTATAAGCTGCATAGAGGCCTCTTGTTCGCGGTAGCAGTATTCTTTGTGGGTTTGATAGGCGGCTTTTTTGGCATGGGTGGTGGATGGGCTGTTGTCCCGGCCCTGAATGTCATCATGGGGTGCCCGCTTAAGGTGGCGGCCGCCGTCAGTATGACCGGACTTGGCATGGGCAGTTGTGTGTCAGTGTGGCCTTACTTTAAAGCCGGTGCCATGATCCCGATAGTTATAGCCCCTCTGCTCGTTGGACAGATTGTAGGGGGAGTATTGGGGGCACAGGTATTGATCGGGATGAAGGCAGCTATTGTAAGGTTCATATTGATCGGGGTCTTGCTTTTCACCTCTTTTGGGCTGTTTACCAAAGGTTTGGCTCTCTTAGGGGTGGTTGAACTGCCCTTATGGAGCAGACTGGGGTTCATGGGGGTCTGCATTGCATTAGTTTTTTACCTCATCGCTAAGAGTAAAGAATAA
- a CDS encoding citrate transporter has translation MTNKIISRYLRQDRKTVAFGIWFLFLSLCLAGNASWAFTDHPGQPAEDTSETLDIYGHILNPHGSGVADADVEILVNGIVQEPLVKDHHGHGKARIITKSDGSFQATIGLAKGTLPGAEIKIRAFKPSYEETEFTVPSDQIAMSGSRHTAKVDIQIKRSQGPAFWIATVVFVLAYVLISFELLHRTLAAMLGAAIMLVISYTIGTINPEYHIFSYESAIHAIDMNVVFLLMGMMIIVGILKHTGVFQWTAYKCFQVSKGNVIVLAIILMSFTAVSSAFLDNVTTMLLLTPVTIEIALSLGISPIALLIPEILASNIGGTATLIGDPPNIMIGSYAGLTFLEFVINLTPACLVCMAVLFGYTKIAHKKDYAKAHIEDIQAFIAKLREEYKITDSNLLTVGLIIMAIVIAMFLTHGIWHMEVSIAALFGAALLFTYGILTKKVNLLELIEKDIEWTTLLFFMFLFILVGAVEEAGLLDLIADWVLHLSHGSLVASICLILWVSAIMSAFVDNIPFTATMLPIVAYLSKVIPGAESNVLWWALAFGACFGGNGTMIGASANVVTLGIAESAGYPIRFFGYMKVGFLYMLISVAIANVWLLLFY, from the coding sequence ATGACAAATAAAATTATATCAAGGTATTTGCGGCAAGATCGAAAAACCGTAGCGTTTGGCATCTGGTTCCTGTTTTTAAGCCTTTGTCTGGCTGGCAATGCATCCTGGGCCTTCACTGACCATCCAGGCCAGCCTGCGGAGGATACGTCGGAGACGCTCGACATATACGGCCACATCCTGAATCCGCACGGCTCCGGAGTGGCAGATGCCGATGTTGAGATCCTGGTAAACGGGATCGTTCAGGAACCGCTGGTTAAGGATCATCATGGACACGGTAAGGCCAGGATAATAACAAAGTCTGATGGCAGCTTTCAGGCAACCATCGGCCTTGCCAAGGGGACGCTCCCTGGTGCGGAAATAAAGATCAGGGCCTTTAAGCCCAGCTATGAGGAAACCGAGTTTACAGTGCCCTCTGATCAGATAGCGATGAGCGGATCCAGGCACACGGCGAAAGTGGATATCCAAATCAAAAGAAGCCAGGGCCCTGCCTTTTGGATCGCCACCGTAGTATTCGTCCTGGCCTATGTACTGATCTCCTTTGAATTGTTGCACCGTACCCTGGCAGCCATGCTGGGCGCGGCCATAATGCTGGTTATCAGCTACACCATTGGCACAATAAACCCCGAATACCATATCTTTTCATATGAAAGTGCCATTCATGCCATAGACATGAATGTCGTCTTCCTGCTCATGGGGATGATGATCATAGTGGGCATCCTGAAACACACGGGTGTATTTCAGTGGACGGCATACAAGTGTTTTCAGGTATCCAAGGGCAATGTCATTGTCCTGGCAATCATCCTGATGAGTTTCACGGCCGTGTCCTCAGCCTTTCTGGACAATGTTACCACTATGTTGCTGCTCACCCCGGTAACCATAGAAATAGCCCTATCCCTTGGTATTTCACCCATTGCACTACTGATCCCTGAAATTCTTGCCTCAAACATCGGTGGTACGGCTACCCTCATTGGCGATCCGCCGAATATCATGATCGGCTCTTATGCCGGCCTGACATTTCTGGAATTTGTGATAAATCTCACTCCTGCGTGTTTGGTCTGCATGGCAGTCCTCTTCGGGTATACGAAGATTGCCCACAAGAAGGATTATGCCAAGGCACATATTGAAGATATCCAGGCCTTCATTGCCAAGCTCAGGGAAGAATACAAGATTACGGATTCGAATCTCTTGACTGTCGGCCTGATAATAATGGCGATAGTTATAGCGATGTTCCTTACCCACGGGATCTGGCACATGGAGGTGAGCATTGCCGCCTTGTTCGGCGCGGCCCTCCTTTTCACTTACGGTATTCTGACAAAAAAAGTGAATCTTTTGGAACTCATAGAAAAGGATATCGAATGGACTACATTGCTCTTTTTTATGTTCCTGTTCATCCTTGTAGGGGCAGTGGAGGAGGCCGGCCTTCTGGATCTCATTGCGGACTGGGTACTGCATCTCTCCCATGGAAGCCTGGTTGCCTCCATATGTCTGATACTCTGGGTATCGGCCATTATGAGCGCCTTTGTGGATAACATACCCTTTACGGCCACCATGTTGCCTATCGTGGCCTATCTGAGTAAAGTTATCCCTGGAGCTGAGTCCAATGTCTTATGGTGGGCCCTGGCCTTTGGGGCATGTTTCGGTGGTAACGGCACCATGATCGGGGCAAGCGCCAATGTGGTCACCCTGGGTATTGCCGAATCCGCCGGTTATCCCATAAGGTTTTTCGGATACATGAAAGTCGGGTTTTTGTACATGCTTATCAGCGTGGCCATAGCCAATGTTTGGCTGCTGCTTTTCTATTAA
- a CDS encoding lysine 2,3-aminomutase yields MSNLKQTSRTLSLPNKPPFHFRFFSARQLDQIPQIAELPDEIRFAMRVVTRVLPFRVNQYVIRHLINWKNVPDDPIFRLTFPQQDMLSPEHFDRMADLVRSGADDRKIRILANEIRAELNPHPAGQQTLNVPSLDGRPLKGMQHKYRETVLFFPRQGQTCHTYCTFCFRWPQFVGTKDLRFSASETCDLHRYLAKHRDVTDLLFTGGDPMVMRTGLLKAYMEPLLHPQFDHIHTIRIGTKSLSYWPYRYVSDSDADDLLRLMEHMVNAGKHVAIMAHYNHWQEMETPIARKAIRRVRSTGAIIRSQSPIVAHINDDPEVWARMWRTQVHLGIVPYYMFIARNTGACHYFEVPIARACEIYHNALQKVSGLGRTVRGPSMSAGPGKIEIQGIAKINNEKVFVLRFIQGRNPDWVQRPFFARFDPEATWLSHLRPAFGAEKFFYER; encoded by the coding sequence ATTTCGAATCTTAAACAGACTTCCCGAACACTTTCACTCCCGAATAAGCCGCCTTTCCATTTTCGTTTTTTTTCTGCACGTCAACTTGACCAGATCCCTCAAATTGCAGAATTGCCCGATGAGATACGTTTTGCCATGCGGGTGGTAACCAGGGTGCTTCCGTTCCGTGTCAATCAGTATGTAATCAGACATCTCATAAACTGGAAGAATGTACCGGATGATCCCATTTTTCGACTCACATTCCCGCAGCAGGACATGTTGTCCCCTGAACACTTTGACCGCATGGCAGACCTCGTCCGCAGCGGCGCTGACGACAGAAAGATAAGGATCCTGGCCAATGAAATACGTGCAGAACTCAATCCACATCCCGCCGGTCAGCAGACCCTGAATGTCCCTTCCCTGGATGGCCGGCCTCTCAAGGGGATGCAACACAAGTACCGTGAAACGGTACTGTTCTTCCCGCGCCAGGGCCAGACCTGCCATACCTATTGCACCTTCTGTTTTCGCTGGCCACAGTTTGTCGGGACTAAGGATCTGCGCTTCTCTGCCAGCGAGACCTGCGACCTGCACCGTTATCTGGCCAAACACAGGGATGTTACCGACCTTCTGTTCACAGGCGGTGACCCCATGGTCATGAGGACCGGCCTCCTCAAGGCATATATGGAGCCATTACTGCATCCCCAATTCGACCACATACATACCATCCGCATAGGGACCAAGTCCCTGAGCTACTGGCCGTATCGCTATGTAAGTGACAGCGATGCAGATGATCTCTTGAGACTGATGGAGCACATGGTAAATGCCGGAAAACACGTGGCTATCATGGCCCATTACAACCACTGGCAGGAAATGGAAACGCCCATAGCCCGAAAGGCCATCCGGCGGGTCCGTAGCACCGGAGCAATCATACGCAGTCAGAGTCCCATAGTGGCACACATAAACGATGACCCTGAAGTCTGGGCACGCATGTGGCGCACGCAGGTACACCTCGGAATCGTCCCTTACTATATGTTCATAGCACGCAACACCGGTGCCTGTCATTACTTCGAAGTGCCCATAGCCAGGGCCTGTGAGATATATCACAACGCCCTTCAAAAGGTATCAGGACTGGGACGCACGGTACGCGGACCCTCCATGAGCGCCGGTCCCGGCAAGATAGAGATCCAGGGCATTGCAAAAATCAACAATGAAAAGGTCTTTGTGCTGCGCTTTATCCAGGGACGCAATCCTGACTGGGTACAGCGTCCATTTTTTGCGCGCTTTGATCCTGAAGCCACGTGGCTGAGTCACCTCCGCCCGGCATTCGGTGCCGAGAAATTCTTCTACGAAAGATAA